The Granulicella arctica genome segment TACCAGACGGATGGCAAGGGCACATATGCTGTCTGCGGGATGGAGGACACGGGCACGCTCCAGTCGCTCACCTGGTTGGCGAAGGCTCATCGGGTCGATCTCAATCGCGTTCTCGTCCTCCGCACTGCCAGCAACTATGACCAGCAGCGGCAGGGAATTACCGCTGCCGAGAGCATGGCCGAGACCAAGATCACTAAGTACAGCGCCTATTTGCCGTCACTCGAGAACGCTTACCGCGTTGGTCACACCATTGTCGACAACCTCGTCGCAAACTGGCCGCAAACTCGTGATCACATCCCCGGCCAGTAGCTAGTCAGTAGCTAGAGGAGCTTCCGGATTGTTCGCCGCACAGTCTCGGTTACGAGGCCGAAGACGACATGCGAACTCATCTCGCTGGTCTTCTCTCGCGTAGTCTGCTCTTCCGGTTCGGCGGAGAGCCCCATGGCGGGAAGCGCGGTCTCGTGTGTCAGAGCCGCCAGGGTTAGGCCAAAGCTTGCACCTTCCTTTGCGGCGGCAGCCGGGTAGTACTCCACCACGCCACCGTACACAGCGCCGGCCAACGCGCCGAAGGACCAATGAATGGTCTCGGTGGCGACGGTCTTCGTGGTCTCATCCAGCGGATGACCGGCCAGCTTCTCCGCCAGCACCGCTGGAGGTTCCGGCTCTCCATGTGTTCTGGGAGGATAGACCTTTTCCATCAACGATTTCGCAGCCGTCGCGACAAGACCGCCGATCAATCCTGCCAGTAAACCCTTTGCCAGCGAACGCTTGTGCGACGCAGCTACCAACTGTGTATCACTCATGAAACCATCCTGACTCGGATTAGGATGCAACGGGAACTCACCAA includes the following:
- a CDS encoding DUF1440 domain-containing protein, with protein sequence MSDTQLVAASHKRSLAKGLLAGLIGGLVATAAKSLMEKVYPPRTHGEPEPPAVLAEKLAGHPLDETTKTVATETIHWSFGALAGAVYGGVVEYYPAAAAKEGASFGLTLAALTHETALPAMGLSAEPEEQTTREKTSEMSSHVVFGLVTETVRRTIRKLL